One Oryza glaberrima chromosome 10, OglaRS2, whole genome shotgun sequence DNA segment encodes these proteins:
- the LOC127786055 gene encoding leucine-rich repeat extensin-like protein 6 → MFAFLPASPCTIPKCTFDSACFNITFNFPRGFPLTDPCVAINCGSGGECVKEEGLSYHCACSPGFVNMFNLTMFPCIKNCAFGKDCSAQGLSPPGSPPPPPPPSPSSSSPATPGSVPSDSLVQLLLLLSVAMAHII, encoded by the exons ATGTTCGCGTTCCTCCCGGCCTCGCCGTGCACCATCCCAAAAT GCACCTTCGACAGCGCGTGCTTCAACATCACCTTCAACTTCCCCAGGGGCTTCCCGCTCACTGACC CTTGCGTGGCCATCAACTGTGGTTCGGGAGGCGAGTGCGTGAAGGAGGAAGGATTGAGCTACCACTGTGCGTGCTCGCCGGGATTCGTCAACATGTTCAACCTCACCATGTTCCCCTGCATCAAGAACT GTGCTTTCGGCAAGGATTGCTCCGCGCAGGGGCTCTCGCCGCCGGGgagccctccgccgccaccgccgccgtctccgtcgtcgtcgtctccggcgacaCCTG gATCTGTTCCGTCTGATAGCCTTGTgcagctgctgctactgctctCAGTCGCCATGGCTCACATCATATGA